A stretch of Pseudoclavibacter chungangensis DNA encodes these proteins:
- the tig gene encoding trigger factor, with amino-acid sequence MKTSVEQINPTHVKLTINVEPAELKPYLDGAYKTIASQIQIPGFRKGKVPAPIIDQRVGRAAVLEQAISDGLDAFYNQAVQENGVQPLGRPQADVTATPDVATLEGDLVIEVEVDVRPEFELPDYAGLTLEVDAAEVTDEDVQAELDELRTRFGTLSTVDRPIEDGDFVTLDLVARVDGEVVDEAQGISYEIGSGQLLDGTDDALLTLTAGEETTFTSTLLGGEHEGEEAEITVTVEAVKERELPEADDDFAQMASEFDTLEELRDDLRTTATSKKTFEQVDQAREQIVPKLLELVEIPLPASIIDDEVSRHLEQEGKQPDDEHGVEVRAEAEKSFRQQVLLDAIIKAENVQVEQDELTQFLIQSAAQYGMPPQEFVNILQENNQFMGMVGEVARSKALLHVLDKAEVVDAEGNPVDVSEFTVAVRRAEEKAAAEASSTAIPTEDLVDDETGDEAADEVDAK; translated from the coding sequence GTGAAGACCTCGGTCGAACAGATCAACCCGACGCACGTCAAGCTCACGATCAACGTCGAGCCCGCCGAGCTCAAGCCCTACCTCGACGGCGCCTACAAGACGATCGCGTCGCAGATCCAGATTCCCGGCTTCCGCAAGGGCAAGGTGCCCGCGCCGATCATCGACCAGCGCGTCGGTCGCGCCGCGGTGCTCGAGCAGGCCATCTCGGACGGTCTCGACGCGTTCTACAACCAGGCGGTGCAGGAGAACGGCGTTCAGCCGCTCGGCCGCCCGCAGGCCGACGTCACCGCGACGCCCGACGTCGCGACGCTCGAGGGCGACCTCGTCATCGAGGTCGAGGTCGACGTGCGTCCCGAGTTCGAGCTGCCCGACTACGCGGGCCTCACGCTCGAGGTCGACGCCGCCGAGGTCACCGACGAGGACGTCCAGGCCGAGCTCGACGAGCTCCGCACGCGCTTCGGCACCCTCAGCACCGTCGACCGCCCGATCGAGGACGGCGACTTCGTGACGCTCGACCTCGTCGCGAGGGTCGACGGCGAGGTCGTCGACGAGGCACAGGGCATCTCCTACGAGATCGGCTCGGGCCAGCTGCTCGACGGCACCGACGACGCGCTCCTCACGCTCACCGCCGGTGAGGAGACGACCTTCACGTCGACGCTCCTCGGTGGCGAGCACGAGGGCGAGGAGGCGGAGATCACGGTCACCGTCGAGGCCGTCAAGGAGCGCGAGCTGCCGGAGGCTGACGACGACTTCGCACAGATGGCGTCGGAGTTCGACACGCTCGAGGAGCTTCGCGACGACCTCCGCACGACCGCGACGAGCAAGAAGACCTTCGAGCAGGTCGACCAGGCGCGCGAGCAGATCGTGCCGAAGCTGCTCGAGCTCGTCGAGATCCCCCTCCCCGCGTCGATCATCGACGACGAGGTGTCCCGTCACCTCGAGCAGGAGGGCAAGCAGCCCGACGACGAGCACGGCGTCGAGGTGCGCGCCGAGGCCGAGAAGTCGTTCCGTCAGCAGGTGCTGCTCGACGCGATCATCAAGGCCGAGAACGTGCAGGTCGAGCAGGACGAGCTCACCCAGTTCCTCATCCAGTCGGCGGCCCAGTACGGCATGCCGCCGCAGGAGTTCGTGAACATCCTGCAGGAGAACAACCAGTTCATGGGCATGGTCGGTGAGGTCGCCCGCTCGAAGGCGCTGCTCCACGTGCTCGACAAGGCCGAGGTCGTCGACGCCGAGGGGAACCCCGTCGACGTGTCGGAGTTCACCGTCGCGGTGCGTCGCGCCGAGGAGAAGGCTGCGGCCGAGGCGTCCTCGACCGCGATCCCCACCGAGGACCTCGTCGACGACGAGACCGGGGACGAGGCGGCCGACGAGGTCGACGCCAAGTAG
- a CDS encoding type I restriction-modification system subunit M N-terminal domain-containing protein: MAPTTEEAQRAELHKTTWRIANDLRGSVDGWDFTTYVLGMLFSRFISANFAACIEDAEQRAGAADFTYARKPDSEAEFGRADTVAEKSFFTLLPSELFDNARTRAPRDANLNERLERVFKHIEGSAIGAEGEDDLTGLLDDLDVNSSRLGDTVAKRNEKLVKLLDAIGDLPPGDFGDNAIDLFGDAYEYVDASSWFTRVGNTNKLMPEDQQHILDAFTDRQAVEHVAALVSNERIGANEDNIAVSSNVEQEVTREVIDIRAQNTEIARIVAHQAELRTSIDAIVADREGGRP; this comes from the coding sequence ATGGCCCCCACCACCGAGGAAGCGCAGCGCGCCGAGCTGCACAAGACGACCTGGCGCATCGCGAACGACCTTCGCGGCAGCGTCGACGGGTGGGACTTCACGACCTATGTGCTCGGCATGCTCTTCTCTCGCTTCATCTCGGCGAATTTCGCGGCCTGCATCGAAGATGCCGAGCAGAGGGCCGGTGCCGCCGACTTCACGTACGCGCGCAAGCCGGACTCGGAGGCCGAGTTCGGCCGCGCCGACACCGTGGCGGAGAAGAGCTTCTTCACCCTCCTCCCCTCGGAGCTCTTCGACAACGCGCGCACCCGCGCACCGCGGGACGCGAACCTCAACGAAAGGCTCGAGCGGGTCTTCAAGCACATCGAGGGGTCGGCGATCGGCGCCGAGGGCGAGGACGACCTGACGGGGCTGTTGGACGACCTCGACGTCAACAGTTCGAGGCTCGGCGACACGGTGGCGAAGCGCAACGAGAAACTCGTGAAACTTCTCGACGCCATCGGTGACCTCCCACCGGGTGACTTCGGCGACAACGCGATCGACCTGTTCGGTGACGCCTACGAGTACGTCGATGCCTCGAGCTGGTTCACGCGCGTCGGCAACACGAACAAGCTCATGCCGGAGGACCAGCAGCACATCCTCGACGCGTTCACGGACCGGCAGGCTGTCGAGCACGTCGCCGCGCTCGTGTCGAACGAGCGAATCGGGGCGAACGAGGACAACATCGCCGTGTCGTCGAACGTCGAGCAGGAGGTCACGCGCGAGGTCATCGACATTCGCGCGCAGAACACCGAGATCGCGCGGATCGTCGCGCATCAGGCCGAGCTGCGCACTTCGATCGACGCGATCGTCGCCGACCGCGAAGGCGGCCGCCCGTGA
- a CDS encoding ABC transporter permease, translating to MTARSVRDQFVTGLIAFVSSFFGVALVMGSTLVRDLVVGDDPEAAGTLAVAVMSVAWVFIGIGAYTAAVVTSNTFNTIVAGRVREIAQYRLLGATASSLRRKLAVEGLVAGVVGSLAGLLAALSTYRLVVQTNVAAGDLPDLQYSWFEPATVAPAIVAIVTVWLAAYVGSRAVARVSPVQALSADVETPAEQLRMGIGRTVVMWLLLGSGLALLLGGVALGLVSPLGVLVAFLGGVLSFTGVIVGSVAIIPRLMALVGRAFGRSAAAQLASGNAVRSPRSASRSSIGMVIGVALTVMFVVALATMSSIILADIAKEVDAAVAAEELEMFMTVIRIVTTIMVALTAVSAVLAAIGMVSNLSLSVLQRRRELGLLRAVGATGAQVRAMIVTESALASIVAVGFGAILGVFYGWAGAQATFGAVSRGLVAPAVPWQLVIAIVGATVLLGALAAVGPAIRATRIAPIEALRVT from the coding sequence ATGACCGCGCGAAGTGTGCGCGATCAGTTCGTCACGGGACTCATCGCGTTCGTCTCGTCGTTCTTCGGCGTCGCACTCGTCATGGGGTCGACGCTCGTGCGTGATCTCGTCGTGGGCGACGATCCCGAGGCGGCGGGCACGCTCGCGGTCGCGGTCATGAGCGTCGCGTGGGTGTTCATCGGCATCGGCGCCTACACGGCCGCCGTCGTCACCTCGAACACGTTCAACACGATCGTCGCGGGGCGCGTGCGCGAGATCGCCCAGTACCGGTTGCTCGGCGCGACGGCCTCGTCGCTGCGCCGCAAGCTGGCCGTGGAGGGGCTCGTCGCCGGTGTCGTCGGCTCGCTCGCGGGCCTGCTCGCCGCCCTGTCCACCTATCGACTCGTCGTGCAGACGAACGTGGCCGCGGGCGACCTCCCGGACCTGCAGTACTCGTGGTTCGAGCCCGCGACCGTGGCGCCCGCGATCGTGGCGATCGTGACCGTGTGGCTCGCCGCGTACGTCGGTTCGCGTGCCGTCGCCCGGGTCTCCCCCGTGCAGGCGCTCTCCGCCGACGTGGAGACCCCGGCCGAACAGTTGCGGATGGGGATCGGCCGAACCGTCGTCATGTGGCTCCTGCTCGGCTCGGGGCTCGCGCTCCTGCTCGGCGGGGTCGCGCTCGGGCTCGTCTCACCGCTCGGCGTCCTCGTCGCGTTCCTCGGTGGCGTGCTCTCGTTCACGGGCGTCATCGTCGGCTCGGTCGCGATCATCCCGCGGCTCATGGCGCTCGTCGGCCGCGCGTTCGGACGCTCCGCCGCCGCCCAGCTCGCGAGCGGCAACGCCGTCCGCTCCCCGCGCTCCGCATCGCGCAGTTCCATCGGCATGGTGATCGGCGTGGCGCTGACCGTCATGTTCGTCGTGGCGCTCGCGACGATGAGCAGCATCATCCTCGCCGACATCGCGAAGGAGGTCGACGCGGCCGTCGCCGCCGAGGAACTCGAGATGTTCATGACCGTCATCCGCATCGTGACGACGATCATGGTCGCCCTCACCGCGGTCTCGGCGGTGCTCGCCGCGATCGGCATGGTGTCGAACCTCTCACTGAGCGTCCTGCAGCGTCGGCGTGAGCTCGGCCTGCTGCGCGCCGTCGGCGCGACGGGCGCCCAGGTGCGCGCGATGATCGTGACCGAGAGCGCGCTCGCGAGCATCGTCGCGGTCGGCTTCGGCGCGATCCTCGGTGTCTTCTACGGGTGGGCCGGCGCACAGGCCACCTTCGGTGCCGTGAGCCGGGGGCTCGTCGCCCCAGCGGTGCCGTGGCAGCTCGTGATCGCGATCGTCGGCGCGACCGTCCTGCTCGGCGCGCTGGCCGCGGTCGGCCCGGCCATCAGGGCGACGCGGATCGCCCCGATCGAGGCGCTGCGCGTCACGTGA
- a CDS encoding restriction endonuclease subunit S, protein MSRLDELIGELCPDGVELTPLGDFAQLVRGNGMPETVLTDEGIAAIRYERISKHD, encoded by the coding sequence ATGAGCCGCCTCGACGAGCTGATCGGGGAGCTGTGCCCGGACGGCGTGGAACTCACGCCGCTCGGCGATTTCGCCCAGCTCGTACGCGGTAACGGAATGCCCGAGACCGTCCTCACCGATGAGGGCATTGCGGCAATCCGCTATGAACGAATCTCCAAGCACGATTGA
- a CDS encoding RDD family protein, with the protein MSFSNALLALLASIEFALVAVAVALVLVVLVVVVAVRRSRSGTSAGTVPVDRTPSERRPVTKARRSLGMLVDGLGIVLVTMGIAAAVYLCQFLALGATPDDRGALASTAGVIATFVVWTVVTLRSGRTVGDLVVGIRYVGGARPEWFARILRFLGGIGGYMILANLPVVGAGASSTFLVVSVVATLATDGGRGLPGLLSGRRVADAREVGVDVRAS; encoded by the coding sequence ATGTCCTTCTCCAACGCACTCCTCGCCCTGCTCGCCTCGATCGAATTCGCGCTGGTCGCCGTGGCCGTCGCGCTCGTCCTCGTCGTGCTGGTCGTGGTCGTCGCCGTTCGACGGTCGCGGAGCGGCACATCGGCCGGGACGGTTCCGGTGGATCGGACGCCGTCCGAGCGGCGACCGGTGACGAAGGCACGGCGATCGCTCGGGATGCTCGTCGACGGGCTCGGGATCGTGCTCGTGACGATGGGGATCGCGGCCGCCGTGTACCTGTGCCAGTTCCTCGCGCTCGGCGCGACACCCGACGATCGGGGGGCGCTCGCGAGCACGGCCGGCGTGATCGCGACGTTCGTCGTCTGGACGGTCGTGACGCTCCGGTCCGGGCGCACGGTCGGCGACCTCGTGGTCGGTATCCGCTACGTCGGCGGAGCGCGGCCGGAGTGGTTCGCCCGCATCCTCCGATTCCTCGGCGGGATCGGTGGCTACATGATCCTCGCGAACCTCCCGGTCGTCGGGGCCGGGGCGTCGAGCACCTTCCTCGTCGTGTCGGTCGTCGCGACGCTCGCGACGGACGGCGGGCGTGGGCTGCCGGGCCTCCTGTCCGGGCGCCGGGTGGCCGATGCGCGCGAGGTCGGGGTCGACGTCCGGGCGTCATAG
- a CDS encoding GNAT family N-acetyltransferase, which yields MDVTVRGIEADDRAAWDELYAGYARFYKTEQTAAMRDRVWGWLSDPANPVRGLVAVDAHDVPVGLAHFRPFHRPLSATIGCYLDDLFVAHAARRSTAAARLLGELERIARAEGWSVVRGITRENNYRARVLYDRFATRTEWVTYDAIPAPVAGTVDG from the coding sequence ATGGACGTGACGGTACGGGGGATCGAGGCGGACGATCGGGCCGCGTGGGACGAGCTGTACGCGGGCTACGCACGCTTCTACAAGACGGAGCAGACGGCCGCGATGCGTGACCGGGTCTGGGGGTGGTTGTCCGACCCCGCGAACCCCGTCCGTGGCCTCGTCGCCGTCGACGCCCACGACGTGCCGGTCGGGCTCGCACACTTCCGGCCCTTCCACCGGCCGCTGTCGGCGACGATCGGCTGCTACCTCGACGACCTGTTCGTCGCGCACGCGGCACGGCGCAGCACCGCGGCCGCTCGTCTGCTCGGTGAACTCGAGCGCATCGCACGCGCCGAGGGGTGGAGCGTCGTCCGCGGCATCACGCGCGAGAACAACTACCGCGCCCGCGTGCTCTACGACCGGTTCGCGACGCGCACCGAATGGGTCACCTACGACGCGATCCCCGCACCCGTCGCGGGCACGGTCGACGGCTGA
- a CDS encoding ABC transporter ATP-binding protein, translating into MNTNESHRAAISARLLDVSKHYGRPGSSEVVALSHVALDVERGEFTAVMGPSGSGKSTLMHCLAGLDRPTSGRVVIAERDITDLGDTELTILRRRDIGFIFQAFNLIPTLTAAENIELPFRLDGRRPDGEERAWITHLTQVLGLSDRLGHRPNELSGGQQQRVAIARALATRPQLVIADEPTGNLDSRTATEVQHLLRAAATDFGQTIVMVTHDPIAASIADRIVFLADGRIVRQERGLDPAAVSRIMIDDLVPQQPTEARA; encoded by the coding sequence ATGAACACGAACGAATCGCACCGGGCCGCGATCAGCGCCCGACTCCTCGACGTCTCGAAGCACTACGGTCGGCCGGGGTCGAGCGAGGTCGTCGCCCTCTCCCACGTCGCCCTCGACGTCGAGCGGGGCGAGTTCACCGCCGTCATGGGCCCCTCGGGCTCGGGCAAGTCGACGCTCATGCACTGCCTTGCAGGGCTCGACCGGCCGACCTCGGGGCGCGTCGTGATCGCCGAGCGCGACATCACCGATCTCGGCGACACGGAGCTCACGATCCTCCGTCGCCGCGACATCGGCTTCATCTTCCAGGCGTTCAACCTCATCCCCACGCTCACGGCGGCCGAGAACATCGAGTTGCCGTTCCGCCTCGACGGACGGCGCCCCGACGGCGAGGAGCGGGCGTGGATCACGCACCTCACACAGGTGCTCGGCCTCTCGGACCGCTTGGGTCACCGGCCGAACGAGCTGTCCGGCGGGCAGCAGCAGCGCGTCGCGATCGCCCGCGCACTCGCCACCCGCCCGCAGCTCGTGATCGCCGACGAGCCCACGGGCAACCTCGACTCGCGGACGGCGACCGAGGTGCAGCACCTCCTCCGCGCCGCGGCGACCGACTTCGGCCAGACGATCGTCATGGTCACACACGATCCGATCGCCGCGTCGATCGCCGACCGCATCGTCTTCCTCGCGGACGGTCGCATCGTCCGGCAGGAGCGCGGTCTCGACCCCGCCGCGGTGTCCCGCATCATGATCGACGACCTCGTGCCGCAGCAGCCGACGGAGGCCCGAGCATGA
- a CDS encoding response regulator transcription factor, which yields MTDPTIRVAVCDDHSLFRTGLRMILSNQPDMTFVGEAVDGPGGIALARDLRPDVLLMDVRMPGIDGIEATERIIAELGDAAPRILILTTFDLDEAVARAVAAGASGFVLKAAEPDLLTAAIRTIHAGNQLFAANATVELLQRFASQPAQPAAKPVPAAYETLSDRERDVFLLVAEGLSNAEIAAREFVSAGTVKTHISHILAKLQLRDRVQLVVYAYAHGLVGH from the coding sequence GTGACCGACCCGACCATCCGCGTCGCCGTGTGCGACGACCACTCCCTCTTCCGCACCGGCCTGCGCATGATCCTCTCGAATCAGCCCGACATGACGTTCGTCGGGGAGGCGGTCGACGGACCGGGCGGCATCGCACTCGCGCGCGACCTCCGGCCCGACGTCCTCCTGATGGACGTGCGCATGCCCGGCATCGACGGCATCGAAGCGACCGAGCGCATCATCGCCGAGCTCGGCGACGCGGCCCCGAGGATCCTCATCCTCACGACGTTCGACCTCGACGAGGCCGTCGCGCGCGCGGTCGCCGCGGGAGCGAGCGGTTTCGTCCTGAAGGCCGCGGAACCCGACCTCCTCACGGCGGCGATCCGCACGATCCACGCCGGCAACCAGCTCTTCGCGGCGAATGCGACGGTCGAACTCCTCCAGCGCTTCGCGAGCCAGCCCGCGCAGCCCGCCGCGAAACCCGTCCCCGCAGCCTACGAGACGCTGAGCGATCGCGAACGCGACGTGTTCCTGCTCGTCGCCGAGGGCCTCTCGAACGCGGAGATCGCGGCGCGCGAGTTCGTGAGCGCCGGCACCGTGAAGACGCACATCAGCCACATCCTCGCCAAACTCCAGCTGCGCGACCGCGTGCAGCTCGTCGTCTACGCGTACGCGCACGGCCTCGTCGGGCACTGA
- the rhuM gene encoding RhuM family protein, with product MGHVYEEGELDEAATCRRFRQVRVEGTRQVARELPFYNLDLIISVGYRVRSKVATQFRIWATERLRDYLVSGYALNEQRLAQLGSLVRILARSDDELVTGVADVLAGYLPGLTLLRDYDEGSIDVTPRAIPGWTLTLPEARAVIAKLASEFPADTLLGTERGDALVGVIGTIYQTFGGQDLYPTVEERAANLLYLVVKDHPLADGNKRSGAALFVTFLARNGTLTAPSGTPRITNNALAAITLMIAMSDPKEKDLMIALLVRMVTEGAA from the coding sequence ATCGGGCACGTCTACGAGGAGGGCGAGCTCGACGAAGCGGCAACCTGTCGGAGATTCCGACAGGTTCGCGTCGAGGGCACTCGACAGGTGGCGCGCGAACTCCCGTTCTACAACCTCGACCTCATCATCTCGGTCGGGTATCGCGTGCGGAGCAAGGTCGCGACACAGTTCCGCATCTGGGCGACGGAGCGCCTGCGCGACTACCTCGTCAGCGGCTACGCACTCAACGAGCAGCGTCTTGCACAGCTCGGCTCGCTCGTACGGATTCTGGCGCGCTCGGACGACGAGCTCGTCACCGGTGTCGCCGATGTGCTCGCCGGATATCTGCCCGGCCTGACGCTCCTGCGTGACTACGACGAGGGCAGCATCGACGTCACTCCACGCGCGATACCCGGTTGGACGTTGACACTGCCGGAGGCGCGGGCAGTGATCGCGAAGCTCGCGTCGGAGTTTCCGGCCGACACGTTGCTCGGCACCGAGCGAGGCGATGCGCTCGTGGGTGTGATCGGCACGATCTACCAGACCTTCGGGGGTCAGGACCTCTACCCGACCGTGGAGGAGAGGGCCGCGAACCTGCTTTACCTCGTGGTGAAGGATCACCCGCTCGCCGATGGCAACAAGCGCAGTGGCGCTGCGCTGTTCGTCACGTTCCTCGCCCGCAACGGCACCCTGACCGCCCCTTCGGGCACACCGCGCATCACGAACAACGCGCTCGCTGCGATCACCCTCATGATCGCCATGAGCGACCCGAAGGAGAAGGACCTCATGATCGCCCTGTTAGTGCGCATGGTCACGGAAGGTGCAGCATGA
- a CDS encoding DUF4190 domain-containing protein, translated as MNTSDPVRDDTEAGTGSDGGPDDTTTPLGTSTRAAGTNEAVTGATTPLGTPTPNTSAAPTTPLGASVGAAPSAAPTRSQTVLPSAPDAATTPLYSPNAAYGATPIGNAAYDGVPTGPAGSGAAPGGNPAADGFGQGNTLPGGWPGERPTTHTWTGPGVGPQKGFGTQQKRPAATTFEGARSLSTTALVLGIVGMVFNPLGGFSIAALVCGIIAKSQIDQLRANGEAAPPDGMAIAAIVLGGIGFAATALLKGFLL; from the coding sequence ATGAACACAAGCGACCCCGTCCGCGACGACACCGAGGCAGGGACCGGCTCGGACGGCGGCCCGGACGACACGACCACGCCGCTCGGCACGTCGACCCGTGCAGCGGGCACGAACGAGGCAGTGACGGGTGCGACGACGCCGCTCGGTACGCCCACCCCGAACACTTCCGCCGCCCCGACCACGCCCCTCGGCGCATCGGTCGGCGCCGCACCGTCGGCCGCCCCGACCCGATCGCAGACGGTGCTGCCGAGTGCACCCGATGCTGCGACGACCCCGCTGTATTCGCCGAACGCCGCCTACGGTGCGACGCCGATCGGGAACGCCGCGTACGACGGCGTGCCCACCGGGCCCGCCGGCTCCGGTGCCGCGCCAGGCGGCAACCCCGCCGCGGACGGCTTCGGGCAGGGCAACACGCTGCCCGGAGGCTGGCCCGGCGAACGGCCGACGACCCACACCTGGACGGGGCCCGGTGTCGGCCCGCAGAAGGGTTTCGGTACGCAGCAGAAGCGTCCCGCCGCCACGACCTTCGAGGGCGCCCGCTCGCTCAGCACGACCGCCCTCGTGCTCGGCATCGTCGGAATGGTCTTCAACCCGTTGGGGGGCTTCAGTATCGCCGCCCTCGTGTGCGGCATCATCGCGAAGTCGCAGATCGACCAGCTTCGGGCGAACGGCGAGGCCGCGCCACCCGACGGCATGGCGATCGCCGCGATCGTGCTCGGCGGCATCGGCTTCGCCGCGACCGCGCTCCTGAAGGGGTTCCTCCTGTAA
- a CDS encoding sensor histidine kinase, with protein MFRRLLPHQWWFDGVLAAVVAVVTLLSVDISVPLEPLIPLAYASAALGIGGVVLRRAAPSIALVAVTLSALTQMLSLSWPTPVNACQVLVVYACAAYGGKVLRRISLGAVVIAGIVAPSYLALVDALLDRVPGPETAAYQFIALWILTTLTLGCAWLLGLARWLTMRSAEARVQQRLAEVEQGHLRERMTVEEERGRIAREMHDVLAHSLVVIATLSDGARYAIRNDPDTADEAVRTIGGVSRDALTDVRRLLADLRHEQDSGPAATFDELTELVAQFEALGLRIDRHDDGNPQALTPGASLAAFRIVQESLTNALRHGDPSAPVSLDVRWSPHALHLRVVNRVPAPAVGVAPRFVSGGHGLIGLRERVLLEAGTFRAARAGDEFHVDAALPIGRAETLPPAEHARIEP; from the coding sequence ATGTTCCGCCGGCTGCTCCCCCACCAGTGGTGGTTCGACGGGGTGCTCGCGGCCGTCGTCGCCGTAGTGACACTGCTGTCCGTGGACATCTCCGTCCCCCTCGAGCCGCTCATCCCGCTCGCCTACGCGAGCGCGGCCCTCGGCATCGGCGGCGTCGTCCTCCGCCGCGCCGCGCCGAGCATCGCGCTCGTGGCCGTCACGCTGTCGGCGCTCACACAGATGCTGTCCCTGTCGTGGCCGACCCCCGTCAACGCCTGTCAGGTGCTCGTGGTCTACGCGTGCGCCGCATACGGCGGCAAGGTGCTCCGGCGGATCTCGCTCGGCGCCGTCGTCATCGCCGGCATCGTCGCACCGAGCTACCTCGCCCTCGTCGACGCGCTCCTCGACCGCGTTCCCGGCCCCGAGACGGCCGCCTACCAGTTCATCGCGCTCTGGATCCTGACGACCCTCACGCTCGGGTGCGCCTGGCTCCTGGGCCTCGCCCGGTGGCTCACGATGAGGTCGGCGGAGGCGCGCGTCCAGCAGCGCCTCGCGGAGGTCGAGCAGGGCCACTTGCGCGAGCGCATGACGGTCGAGGAGGAACGGGGCCGGATCGCGCGCGAGATGCACGACGTGCTCGCGCACTCCCTCGTCGTGATCGCCACCCTCTCGGACGGCGCCAGGTACGCGATCCGGAACGACCCCGACACGGCGGACGAGGCCGTCCGCACGATCGGTGGGGTCTCCCGCGACGCGCTCACCGACGTCCGTCGCCTGCTCGCCGACCTCCGGCACGAACAGGACTCGGGGCCCGCCGCGACGTTCGACGAGCTCACCGAACTCGTCGCACAGTTCGAGGCCCTCGGGCTCCGCATCGACCGGCACGACGACGGGAACCCACAGGCGCTCACGCCGGGGGCCTCGCTCGCCGCGTTCCGCATCGTGCAGGAATCCCTCACGAATGCGCTGCGGCACGGCGACCCGTCGGCCCCGGTCTCGCTCGACGTCCGCTGGAGCCCGCACGCGCTGCACCTGCGCGTCGTCAACCGGGTGCCCGCACCCGCGGTCGGTGTCGCGCCCCGGTTCGTGAGCGGCGGGCACGGCCTCATCGGCCTGCGCGAACGCGTGCTGCTCGAAGCGGGCACGTTCCGGGCCGCCCGAGCCGGGGACGAGTTCCACGTCGACGCCGCACTCCCCATCGGCCGAGCCGAGACCCTTCCCCCAGCCGAACACGCGAGGATCGAACCGTGA
- a CDS encoding VanZ family protein, whose amino-acid sequence MVTDQLVLALIAIGAGMVAGVVLFVPFVAISYRRRGTVTIGRFALWALALVYAWAIWAFTLLPLPDPVDMVCAGWNLDPFAMLGEVRDAIGRAGGRPARALVDPAVLQIVLNVFLFVPLGFFVRVLGGRGIVVAGAIGLALSVLVETTQLTGVWGLYPCAYRVFDVDDMLTNTVGALVGSLVAFVVPRHLRAGGGTTPRPSAPRPVTKPRRLLAMAVDGIGFTVFALAVTLVARVWQFFVIGDTAAEDGQVTVAVGGVAAFVVWALVALTTGRTVGDLAVRLRYVGGPLSEPVARVLRFVGGIGGFVLLTSLPEPWAALAVVWAVVLVGATLATDSGRGLAGLVTGRHVVDDREGASGLGTVSSHRVDA is encoded by the coding sequence ATGGTGACCGATCAGCTCGTCCTCGCGCTCATCGCGATCGGCGCCGGGATGGTCGCCGGGGTCGTGCTGTTCGTTCCGTTCGTCGCGATCAGCTACCGACGGCGCGGCACGGTCACGATCGGGCGCTTCGCCCTCTGGGCGCTCGCGCTCGTCTACGCGTGGGCGATCTGGGCGTTCACGCTCCTGCCGCTGCCGGATCCCGTCGACATGGTGTGCGCGGGGTGGAACCTCGATCCGTTCGCGATGCTCGGCGAGGTCCGCGACGCGATCGGGCGGGCGGGCGGGCGCCCGGCGCGGGCCCTCGTCGATCCGGCCGTGCTGCAGATCGTCCTCAACGTGTTCCTGTTCGTGCCGCTCGGGTTCTTCGTCCGGGTGCTCGGTGGGCGCGGCATCGTCGTCGCGGGAGCGATCGGCCTCGCGCTGTCCGTCCTCGTGGAGACCACGCAGCTCACCGGCGTGTGGGGCCTGTACCCGTGCGCCTACCGCGTGTTCGACGTCGACGACATGCTGACGAACACGGTCGGGGCGCTCGTGGGGTCGCTCGTCGCGTTCGTGGTCCCGCGGCACCTGCGTGCAGGCGGGGGAACGACGCCCCGCCCGTCGGCACCGCGACCGGTCACGAAGCCGCGACGACTGCTCGCGATGGCCGTGGACGGGATCGGGTTCACGGTGTTCGCACTCGCGGTGACGCTCGTCGCGCGCGTGTGGCAGTTCTTCGTGATCGGCGACACGGCGGCCGAGGACGGCCAGGTGACCGTGGCCGTGGGTGGCGTCGCGGCGTTCGTCGTGTGGGCCCTCGTCGCGCTCACGACGGGACGAACCGTCGGGGACCTCGCCGTGCGGCTGCGCTACGTCGGCGGGCCGCTGTCCGAGCCGGTCGCGAGGGTGCTCCGCTTCGTGGGTGGCATCGGCGGTTTCGTGCTCCTCACCTCGCTGCCGGAACCGTGGGCCGCGCTCGCGGTTGTATGGGCGGTCGTCCTCGTCGGCGCCACGCTCGCGACCGATTCGGGGCGGGGGCTCGCGGGGCTCGTGACGGGAAGGCACGTCGTCGACGATCGCGAGGGGGCGAGTGGACTCGGTACGGTGTCGAGCCATCGCGTCGACGCCTGA